A part of Cryptococcus neoformans var. grubii H99 chromosome 6, complete sequence genomic DNA contains:
- a CDS encoding phosphatidylinositol glycan, class F, whose protein sequence is MAPALPLPEYFTLLIYLTILLIAAFISLPHSTSYFLSAPLAQSSSADRPEHPFLTPITSRPLITMAWDVIGVGMIMFWWGGKMKGWWEGKSAAKKEEVVGESDMEERTSRTTKMFTRFKEAGMATAGMAGMYYLFLSLMGAPLNSHFPHSLLLAFHLSVLTVWTPVYSLGIPSMYDQGINARFRMTRLFCQFQPENPIERALVYPVIGTFVGAWIGAIPVALDWDRPWQSYPLTVAFASILGFIVGGFASWTHSIVEDMYEEVNAGGDVKTNEKTGKKKNKKKSIAA, encoded by the exons ATGGCCCCcgccctccccctcccggAATACTTCACCCTCCTCATATAcctcaccatcctcctcatcgcAGCATTCATATCCCTCCCACACTCCACATCGTACTTTCTCTCCGCCCCTCTCGCCCAATCATCCTCAGCAGACAGACCAGAACACCCATTCCTCACTCCCATAACCTCAAGGCCACTCATCACCATGGCCTGGGATGTTATCGGGGTGGGAATGATCATGTTCTGGTggggaggaaagatgaagggcTGGTGGGAGGGTAAGTCGGCTgccaagaaagaagaggtcgTCGGTGAAAGCGATATGGAGGAAAGGACAAGCAGGACCACAAAGATGTTTACGAGGTTCAAAGAAGCCGGGATGGCTACTGCAGGCATGGCTGGCATGTACTACCTGTTCCTCTCCCTCATGGGAGCGCCACTTAACAG CCATTTCcctcactctcttcttttggcTTTCCATCTGTCCGTACTCACAGTGTGGACGCCGGTGTACTCTTTAGGTATCCCTTCAATGTATGATCAAGGAATCAATGCCCGGTTCCGTATGACCCGTCTCTTCTGCCAGTTCCA GCCCGAGAATCCCATAGAACGTGCGCTCGTCTACCCTGTTATCGGCACCTTTGTTGGTGCGTGGATTGGCGCCATTCCTGTAGCACTTGATTGGGACCGTCCATGGCAAAGCTACCCATTGACTGTGGCGTTTGCTTCGATTCTTGGCTTCATCGTCGGTGGTTTCGCTTCCTGGACACACTCTATCGTGGAAGATATGTACGAAGAAGTCAATGCTGGTGGGGATGTAAAGACGAATGAGAAAacggggaagaagaagaacaagaagaagagcattGCAGCGTAA
- a CDS encoding solute carrier family 35 (UDP-xylose/UDP-N-acetylglucosamine transporter), member B4, whose amino-acid sequence MMKDPGLISSFLQTTAGEWFMILSLVFGGCCSNVWALEGVLKDHPKSGTFLTFSQFVFVAVQNLSSQVELARSRSGILYPKLKTRNVPLKRWVIQVILFFAVSLMNNYAFGLKIPVTIHIIFRSGGLCVSMIVGRVIGKRRYSIAQMLAGLLITIGIVIATLSAPHRQPSRSSDTVSSTTTESVVQPTSWMAHERDYLAGIAILAAALFLSALLGLYQEHTYRMYGKQWKEALFYGHFLSLPLFTPFYSDLIQTYNAYTSSPSLTLLSIPRPSASLFPALFTETPTSFSSTKYFDWHELLIPSAMFALALNLITQGLCVRGVNRLTTRVNSVTVNLVLTVRKAVSLAISVWYYGSGMTWSLVVGGGMVLLGTILYSVAPGPKGLGPSPSDKDKPTPKIKTSSRPRPIIVEQKEDDGDGKSQWEDADITKAGNGSNLQSDSLVSAGLRYRQSPMEGSVMEKGAMKNR is encoded by the exons ATGATGAAAGACCCAGGCCTCATATCCTCATTCCTCCAGACCACCGCAGGCGAATGGTTCATGatcctctccctcgtcTTTGGTGGCTGCTGCTC CAATGTATGGGCATTGGAGGGAGTCCTCAAGGACCATCCCAAGTCTG GCACGTTCCTTACATTCTCCCAGTTTGTTTTTGTCGCTGTACAAAACCTTTCATCGCAAGTCGAGCTGGCCCGAAGCAGGTCAGGAATACTTTATCCCAAGCTCAAGACACGAAATGTACCTTTGAAGCGTTGGGTAATACAGGTGATCCTATTCTTTGCCGTCAGCTTGA TGAACAATTACGCGTTCGGCTTAAAG ATTCCTGTAACCATTCATATTATTTTTCGGAGTGGTG GTCTTTGCGTATCGATGATTGTTGGGAGAGTGATCGGGAAGCGGAGATATTCAATAGCCCAAATG CTTGCTGGGTTGCTCATCACCATCGGCATCGTCATCGCTACGCTTTCCGCCCCCCATCGACAACCATCCCGATCAAGTGACACTGTATCATCAACTACGACTGAATCAGTCGTCCAACCAACTTCTTGGATGGCCCATGAGCGGGATTATCTGGCAGGTATAGCTatccttgctgctgctctttTTCTATCTGCACTCCTGGGGCTATATCAGGAGCATACTTATCGTATGTATGGGAAGCAGTGGAAAGAAGCCTTGTTCTATGGC CACTTTCTCTCACTCCCTCTCTTTACACCCTTCTATTCTGACCTTATCCAAACATACAACGCCTAtacttcctctccatctctcacTTTACTATCCATTCCTCGACCTTCagcttcccttttccctgcCCTCTTCACTGAAACCCCAACCTCTTTCTCGTCCACCAAATACTTTGACTGGCATGAGCTTCTCATTCCTTCCGCCATGTTTGCCCTCGCCCTCAACCTCATAACTCAAGGGCTCTGTGTTAGGGGTGTGAACAGGTTGACAACGAGGGTGAATTCGGTGACGGTGAATTTGGTGTTGACGGTGAGAAAGGCAGTCAGTCTGGCTATCAGTGTTTGGTATTATGGGAGTGGCATGACATGGAGCTTGGTCGTTGGTGGCGGGATGGTGTTAT TGGGCACCATCCTCTACTCCGTCGCCCCTGGTCCCAAAGGTCTAGGACCATCCCCTTCAGATAAAGATAAGCCAACACCAAAGATCAAAACCTCTTCACGACCTCGGCCTATCATTGTTGAgcagaaagaagacgatggCGATGGCAAGAGTCA